From Xiphophorus couchianus chromosome 4, X_couchianus-1.0, whole genome shotgun sequence, a single genomic window includes:
- the tubgcp4 gene encoding gamma-tubulin complex component 4, whose protein sequence is MIHELLLALSGYPGTIFTWNKRTGLQVSQDLPFLHPSETSVLNRLCKLGSDYIRFTEFIEQHTGHVHQQEHHTNQPNQTGLHGIHLRAFCTGLDSMLQPYRQALLDLEQEFLGDPHLTISHVNYKLDQFQLLFPSVIVVVETIKSQKIHGCQILETVYKHSCGGLPPVRMALEKILAVCHGVMYKQLAAWMLHGLLLDQSEEFFIKQGPSAGGAAANQDEEEEDLGLGGLSGKQLRELQDLRLIEEENMLAPSLQQFSLRTEMLPSYIPIRVAEKILFVGESVQMFENHNHSPSRAGSILKHQEDAFAAELHRLKQQPLFSLVDFENVIDGIRSTVAEHLWTLMVEEADLLEQLKIVKDFYLLGRGELYQVFIDLAQQMLKAPPTAVTEHDVNVAFQQAAHKVLLDDDNLLPLLHLTVDYQGKDAKEASGPRDGAIPPQDSSPREAPPTGWAALGLAYKVQWPLHILFTPAVLEKYNVVFRYLLSVRRVQSQLQHCWALQMQRKHLKSSQSDAVKWRLRNHMVFLIDNLQYYLQVDVLESQFTQLLQQINSTRDFESIRLAHDHFLSNLLAQSFILLKPVFHCLSEILELCQSFCSLVGQSVAPLDERGAAQQLDLLVKGFRRQSSLLFKILSSVRNHQINSDLAQLLLRLDYNKYYTQAGGTLGGV, encoded by the exons ACGTTCATCAACAA gaACATCACACCAACCAGCCGAACCAGACGGGCCTTCATGGAATCCACCTGCGAGCGTTTTGCACCGGACTGGACTCTATGCTGCAGCCGTACCGACAGGCGCTGCTGGACCTCGAACAGGAA TTCCTGGGAGATCCACATCTGACGATATCACACGTGAATTACAAGCTCGATCAG tttcaGTTGCTGTTTCCCTCCGTTATCGTGGTGGTGGAAACTATAAAGTCACAGAAG ATCCATGGCTGTCAGATCCTGGAGACGGTGTACAAGCACAGCTGCGGGGGGCTTCCTCCGGTGCGCATGGCTTTAGAAAA GATTCTGGCCGTGTGTCACGGTGTGATGTACAAGCAGCTCGCCGCCTGGATGCTGCACGGGCTGCTGCTGGACCAAAGCGAAGAGTTTTTCATCAAGCAGGGCCCCAGCGCAGGAGGCGCCGCCGCCAAccaggacgaggaggaggaggacctGGGCCTGGGCGGTCTGAGTGGAAAACAGCTGAGAGAGCTGCAGGACCTG CGGCTGATCGAGGAGGAGAACATGCTGGCGCCGTCTCTGCAGCAGTTCTCTCTGCGAACGGAGATGCTGCCGTCTTACATTCCCATCCGGGTGGCAGAGAAGATCCTGTTTGTGGGCGAGTCAGTTCAGATGTTTgaaaaccacaaccacagcccGTCCAGAGCCG GCTCCATATTGAAACACCAGGAGGACGCGTTTGCTGCCGAGCTGCACAGACTCAAACAGCAGCCTCTGTTCAGCTTGGTGGACTTTGAGAATGTGATCGACGGGATCCGGAGCACGGTGGCCGAG caTCTCTGGACTCTGATGGTGGAGGAGGCGGATCTGCTGGAGCAGCTCAAG ATCGTTAAGGACTTCTACCTGTTGGGCCGCGGGGAGCTCTACCAGGTTTTCATCGACCTCGCCCAGCAGATGCTGAAGGCGCCGCCAACAGCGGTCACTGAGCACG ACGTTAACGTTGCCTTCCAGCAGGCGGCGCACAAGGTTCTCCTGGATGACGACAacctgctgcctctgctgcacctcaCTGTGGACTACCAGGGGAAAGACGCCAAAG AGGCGTCGGGTCCCAGAGACGGAGCCATTCCTCCTCAGGACTCGTCTCCTCGGGAGGCTCCGCCCACCGGCTGGGCGGCCCTCGGCCTGGCCTACAAGGTCCAGTGGCCGCTGCACATCCTCTTCACTCCCGCCGTCCTGGAGAA GTACAACGTGGTGTTCAGGTACCTGCTCAGCGTGCGGCGGGTGCAGTCGCAGCTGCAGCACTGCTGGGCTCTGCAGATGCAGAGGAAGCACCTGAAGTCCAGCCAATCAGACGCAGTGAAGTGGAGGCTTCGCAACCACATGGTGTTCCTCATCGACAACCTGCAGTACTACCTACAG GTGGACGTCCTGGAGTCTCAGTTcactcagctgctgcagcagatcaACTCCACCAGAGACTTTGAGAGCATCCGGTTGGCCCACGACCATTTCCTCAGCAACCTGCTGGCTCAGTCCTTCATCCTGCTCAAGCCG GTTTTCCACTGTCTGAGTGAGATCCTAGAGTTGTGTCAGAGCTTCTGCTCTCTGGTGGGGCAGAGTGTGGCGCCGCTGGACGAACGCGGAGCGGCTCAGCAGCTGGACCTGCTGGTGAAG GGCTTCCGGCGCCAGTCGTCCCTGCTCTTCAAAATCCTCTCCAGCGTGAGAAACCATCAGATAAACTCGGACCTGGCGCAGCTGCTGCTGCGTCTGGACTACAACAAGTACTACACACAGGCCGGCGGCACGCTGGGCGG GGTTTAA